One window of Trichoderma breve strain T069 chromosome 3, whole genome shotgun sequence genomic DNA carries:
- a CDS encoding RIO1 family domain-containing protein, translating into MDTEGVAASPAAPHQPPYQYTANQGYEQTEEVPRELLRQQNAAPLADEDEDDDYLEDIFDEDEQDEEWAADGDLTKTYNRQRQQLTDGAAIPRSNQQKPTANTFASVDDQVSALSKHATKIRLDTVKQDGERDKDKADRATSEQVLDQRTRMILLQMINRGAVSEVHGAISTGKEANVYGAVSYDEETGAATQRAIKVYKTAILVFKDRERYITGEHRFKGGFDKGNNRKMVKLWAEKEYRNLRRIYNAGIPCPEPLALKLHVLVMGFLGDKKGWAYPRLRDANLKGDDVDQQWQSLYVQLLGTMRRMYQVCKLVHADLSEYNILYHDGKLYIIDVSQSVEPDHPRSLEFLRMDIKNVGDFFRRKGVDTLPDRAIFNFITVPEGPVEEPELAEAIAKLYETRHAAANEEEAAAEEVDTEVFRNQYIPQTLEQVYDIEKDVKKLGLGEGNELVYSKLLADQVVAPKADGEGEDEDEEDSDDESGEGASLGSDDSEDDESRFDKGRPRGRKFEDKDEKKQHKLAVKEAKREKRKEKMPKHLKKKLVSSTSRRTKK; encoded by the coding sequence ATGGACACTGAAGGTGTCGCAGCCTCCCCGGCAGCGCCTCACCAGCCACCATACCAATATACGGCCAACCAGGGTTACGAGCAGACCGAAGAGGTGCCCCGCGAATTGCTGAGGCAACAGAATGCCGCCCCGCTtgccgacgaggatgaggacgacgactATCTCGAGGACATTttcgacgaggacgagcAGGACGAGGAATGGGCCGCGGACGGCGACCTGACCAAGACGTACAACCGCCAGAGACAGCAGCTGACGGACGGCGCTGCGATCCCGCGGTCGAACCAGCAGAAGCCCACGGCAAACACATTTGCCAGTGTCGACGACCAGGTCTCTGCGCTGTCCAAGCATGCCACCAAGATCCGGCTCGACACCGTGAAGCAGGATGGCGAGcgggacaaggacaaggccgaTCGGGCCACCAGCGAGCAGGTGCTGGACCAGAGGACGCGCATGATTCTGCTGCAGATGATCAACCGCGGCGCTGTCAGCGAGGTTCACGGCGCCATCAGCACCGGTAAGGAAGCCAACGTCTACGGCGCCGTGTCGTATGACGAAGAGACTGGCGCTGCCACGCAGAGAGCCATCAAGGTGTACAAGACGGCCATCTTGGTGTTCAAGGACCGTGAGAGGTACATCACCGGCGAGCATCGGTTCAAGGGTGGCTTCGACAAGGGCAACAACCGCAAGATGGTCAAGCTGTGGGCTGAGAAGGAGTATCGCAACCTGAGGAGGATATACAACGCCGGCATTCCCTGCCCGGAGCCCCTGGCGTTGAAGCTGCACGTGCTGGTCATGGGTTTCCTGGGCGACAAGAAGGGCTGGGCGTATCCAAGGCTGCGAGATGCCAACCTCAAGGGCGACGATGTGGACCAGCAGTGGCAGAGCCTGTAcgtgcagctgctggggaCGATGCGGCGCATGTACCAGGTGTGCAAGCTGGTGCACGCCGACTTGAGCGAGTACAACATCCTCTACCACGACGGCAAGCTGTACATCATCGACGTTTCACAGAGCGTGGAGCCGGACCACCCGCGGTCGCTCGAGTTCTTGCGCATGGACATCAAGAACGTGGGCGACTTCTTCCGGCGCAAGGGCGTTGACACGCTGCCTGACCgggccatcttcaacttcatcactgTGCCTGAAGGGCCAGTCGAAGAGCCTGAGCTGGCGGAGGCGATTGCCAAGCTGTATGAGACGAGACATGCTGCTGCgaacgaggaggaggctgctgctgaggaggttGACACGGAGGTTTTCCGGAACCAGTACATCCCGCAGACGCTGGAGCAGGTGTATGACATTGAGAAGGATGTCAAAAAGCTCGGTCTTGGAGAGGGCAATGAGTTGGTGTACAGCAAGTTGCTGGCTGACCAGGTTGTTGCGCCCAAGGCAGACGGCGAaggagaggatgaggatgaggaagattCGGACGATGAGTCTGGCGAGGGGGCTTCTCTTGGCAGTGATGATTctgaggatgatgagagtCGGTTTGACAAGGGACGGCCGAGAGGTCGCAAGTttgaggacaaggacg
- a CDS encoding eukaryotic aspartyl protease domain-containing protein — protein sequence MKFHATALTLAYLANSAAAAVAQPRSEAIESTTPEGKTFSISQVYNEHYKGTNVPATYIAALAKYSPQLPEHIKHVIMANPDLYRRFGSLLDAGNQTGTAVATPSPGADSEYVIPIKIGTPPQTLPINLDTGSSDLWVFSTDTYPSQVQGQAIYNPGASNTSSRLNGLSWVIKYGDGSSANGIVYRDRVQIGNTFFNAQSVESAIQVSEDISDDTFSSGILGAAFSTGNTVRPTKQKTYFDNIKAQLVKPLFTANLKKGKPGNYNFGYINASEYTGAIQYAAINPKSPLWEVSLSGYRVGSNDTKYVNRTWNAIADTGTTLLLAPTDIVRAYYAQVNGSIMSSQVGMMVFPCTATLPDFAFGLGTYRGIVPGPYMNYGKINRTYCYGGIQDNEGAPFSVLGDIALKAQFAVFDFGNNVVGFANKNTTV from the exons ATGAAGTTTCACGCAACTGCCCTCACACTTGCATATTTGGCAAACTCCGCTGCGGCAGCAGTGGCCCAGCCGAGGAGTGAAGCAATCGAGTCTACTACTCCCGAAGGCAAGactttctccatctctcaaGTATATAACGAACATTACAAAGGAACCAATGTCCCCGCCACCTATATTGCAGCTCTGGCAAAATATAGCCCCCAGCTCCCGGAGCATATCAAACATGTGATCATGGCCAATCCGGATCTGTACCGCAGATTTGGCTCTCTCCTTGATGCTG GCAATCAGACGGGCACTGCCGTTGCCACACCATCTCCGGGAGCCGATTCAGAATATGTTATTCCTATCAAGATTGGTACACCACCTCAAACATTGCCAATAAACCTTGATACCGGTTCATCAGACCT TTGGGTCTTCTCGACAGACACATATCCGTcccaagtccaaggccagGCGATTTATAACCCCGGTGCCTCAAACACAAGCTCACGTCTGAACGGACTATCATGGGTTATCAAGTATGGAGACGGTTCCAGCGCCAACGGCATCGTCTACAGGGACCGTGTACAGATCGGCAACACCTTCTTCAACGCACAGTCTGTTGAGTCTGCTATCCAAGTCTCCGAAGACATCAGCGATGACACTTTCTCGTCCGGCATTCTGGGTGCCGCCTTCAGTACTGGCAATACAGTTCGTCCCACCAAACAGAAGACATACTTTGACAACATCAAGGCCCAGCTCGTGAAGCCGCTCTTCACCGCCAACctcaagaagggcaagcCCGGCAACTACAACTTTGGCTACATCAACGCCTCCGAGTACACAGGCGCCATCCAGTATGCAGCCATCAACCCCAAGAGCCCCCTGTGGGAAGTCTCCCTCAGCGGTTACCGCGTCGGCAGCAACGATACAAAGTACGTAAACCGCACCTGGAACGCCATCGCCGACACTGGCACCACGCTGCTCTTGGCACCCACCGACATCGTCAGGGCCTACTATGCGCAGGTCAACGGCTCGATCATGAGCAGCCAAGTGGGAATGATGGTGTTCCCCTGCACCGCGACGCTACCCGATTTTGCCTTTGGACTGGGCACGTACAGAGGCATCGTCCCAGGCCCTTACATGAATTATGGAAAGATCAACAGGACGTACTGCTACGGCGGCATCCAGGATAACGAGGGCGCGCCGTTTAGCGTCTTGGGAGACATTGCCCTGAAGGCTCAGTTTGCcgtctttgactttggcaaCAATGTTGTGGGATTCGCCAACAAGAACACCACTGTCTAA
- a CDS encoding nmrA-like family domain-containing protein — MAENILVLGAGELGLAVLEALARHPKRNHSRFTVMMRQATLDSAAPDKKKLIQQIRALGVDFEAADVVQASVSELAAIFTRYDTVVSCNGMGLPSGTQTKLSQAALEAKVRWFPWQFGMDYDAIGLGSSQDLFDEQLGVRAMLRAQDTTEWIIVSTGLFMSFLFVAEFGIVDFSTRTVRGLGSWDNSITLTTPVDIGRATAEVVLDPQGLKNQCVYVAGDTLTYAQVGDLLDERFGTRFRRELWDLDELARQMREDPDNTMVKYRDTFAQARGVAWGQDKTVNSARGMKMTDVKAYLAAMDVRLDEAL; from the coding sequence ATGGCTGAAAACATCCTCGTTCTGGGTGCTGGCGAGCTTGGCCTCGCCGTTCTGGAGGCGCTCGCCAGACACCCCAAGCGCAACCACAGCAGGTTTACCGTCATGATGCGGCAGGCCACGCTGGACTCTGCCGCACCCgataagaagaagctgattcAGCAAATCAGAGCGCTGGGCGTCGACTTTGAGGCGGCTGATGTGGTGCAGGCTTCGGTGTCGGAgctcgccgccatcttcaccagaTACGACACTGTGGTGTCCTGCAACGGCATGGGCCTGCCGTCAGGAACGCAGACCAAGCTCTCCCAGGCGGCGCTCGAGGCAAAGGTGCGGTGGTTTCCCTGGCAGTTTGGCATGGATTACGACGCCATCGGCCTGGGCAGCTCGCAGGACCTGTTTGACGAGCAGCTGGGCGTGCGAGCGATGCTTCGCGCCCAAGACACTACGGAATGGATCATCGTGTCGACCGGCCTCTTCATGAGCTTCCTCTTCGTTGCCGAgttcggcatcgtcgacttCAGCACCAGGACGGTGCGCGGGCTCGGCTCGTGGGACAACAGCATCACGCTCACAACGCCCGTGGACATTGGCCGGGCCACCGCGGAGGTGGTTCTGGATCCGCAGGGCCTCAAGAACCAGTGTGTTTACGTGGCGGGCGACACTCTCACGTACGCGCAGGTGGGCGATCTATTGGACGAGCGCTTTGGCACTCGCTTCCGGCGCGAGCTCTGGGACCTGGACGAGCTGGCCAGGCAGATGCGCGAGGATCCGGACAACACAATGGTCAAGTACAGGGATACGTTTGCTCAGGCCAGGGGGGTGGCTTGGGGTCAGGACAAGACGGTGAATTCGGCGCgggggatgaagatgacagATGTGAAAGCGTATCTGGCGGCGATGGACGTCAGGCTGGACGAGGCActgtga